From the bacterium genome, the window GCTCAACGAGTAAACCATGTTCATTTCTCACCTGTTTATGGTAAACTGGTTCCCAAAGAACTCGCTAAATGGATTTGCTGTGATAATCTGGACGTTAGGATGCAGATTCAGATTCATAAATATATATGGGGGCCAGATACGAGAGGTGTTTAGATGAAAAAGGCTATAGTTCTCAGTAGCGGAGGGATTGATTCAACAACTTCAATGGCTATTGCTAAAGCAGAAAACTACGAGTTGTACTCATTAACTCTTGATTATGGACAGCGTCACAAGATTGAGATTAAAAGCGCGAAAAAAGTTGCTAGTTCTTTTTATGTTAAGGAACACAAAATTATAGTGGTAGATCTAACCAAAATTGGAGACTCTGCACTAACAGCTAATATAGATATCCCAACAGATAGCAGACCAATGGAAATACCTGTTACGTATGTTCCAGCGAGAAATACTATATTCCTTTCTATTGCATTGGCCTGGGCAGAGGTTGTTGGAGCAAACGATATATTTATCGGAGCAAACGCAGTCGACTATAGTGGCTATCCGGATTGCAGGCCTGAGTATTTAAAAGCATTTGAAAACCTAGCAAATCTCGGGACTAAAGCCGGTATTAAAGGAAAGCAAATAAAGATTCATGCGCCTTTACTCAGAATGTCTAAAGCAGAAATTATAAAAAAAGGCGTTGAATTAGGAATTGATTATTCCATAACATGGAGCTGTTATAATCCACGTACTGGCAGTAAAGCGTGCGGAAAATGCGACAGCTGTAAATTTAGATTAAAGGGATTCAGGGAGACTGGTTATGAAGATCCTATACAATATTCCACATAGGAGGAAGCAAAATGCCTAAAGAACGCATAGATAATTTAACAATACTTGGTAAAAGCAAAATTAAATATCCTGCTTCTCCTGATAAAGCCAAACTGGAAACATTTGAAAACAAATATTCCAACAGAAATTATTGGATTAGCTTTGACTGTCCTGAGTTTACATCAATATGTCCTGTTACCAGCCAGCCGGATTTTGGCATAATAACAATCCGTTATATGCCCGATAAAAAGTGCATAGAAAGTAAGTCTTTGAAACTATATTTATTCTCTTTTAGAAACTTTGCTGCATTTCACGAAGAGGCCGTTAACAGAATCCTTGATGATATTATAAAGGCATGTAATCCAAAAAAAGCCTTAGTTACTGGAGAATTCTGTCCTCGTGGAGGAATAAGCATCAATGTAGAAGCAAGCTACCCTGAAGAATCAAGCGACTAGATAATGTATGATGTTGTGTGTTAAAATGGATACAAGGTTACGAAATGAGAGAAAATAGAATATGCAAGATTTGATGACAATTAAAGATGCAAGCATATGGGCATCCAAACATATAAGCAAGGATGTTACTCCATCAAATATATCTTATCTAATTCAATACGGCAGAATTTCTAAAAATGGAGATAATGGAAGTGCTTTTGTTAATAGGTATGATTTAGAAAAATATTACAATTCACATCTTGGAACCAAAGAAGATAGATGGAAAAAACAACTTGGAGATGATTTAAATTGGAATTTATCTTTTTCTGAATACAAAGAGTCAGAAACAACTAAACATGTTCATAGACTGCATCCATACAAAGGTAAATTCATTCCACAACTGGTGGAATATTTTTTAGATCAGCATACAGATAAATTTAAAAACGAAGTTTTTTTTAATCCGATTGATATTATTTTAGATCCTTTTTGCGGTAGTGGAACAACTCTTGTCCAAGCAAATGAATTAGGTTTAAATTCTGTTGGAATCGATATTTCCGCTTTTAACGCCTTTATAAGCAATGTCAAAGTTGGAAAATACGATATTGATGATATTAGAAATACAGCAAATGAAATCACACAAAATCTTAAGATATTTTTACAAGAGAAAAATAATGTTAAATTTGAAGACGAATTATTGAGTGAACTTAGAATATTTAATAATAAATTTTTCCCGTCCCCTGAATTTAAGCACAAGGTAAGGCAAAAAGCGATTGACGAAAAATTTTATGGAAAGCAAAAATCTGAGAAATTTTCAGAAATCTACTATAAGCTTATTGGAAAATATAATATTTCACTTAAGCAGAGGCGTAATGATTTGTTTCTTGATAAATGGTTTTTAAAGGTTGTGAGAGATGAAATCAATTTTGTTTTTCAACAAATAAAGCCAATTAAAAACCTAGAAACAAAGAAGCTTCTTGCTCTTGTTTTAAGTCGCACAATTCGATCCTGCAGAGCAACCACGCATTCAGATTTAGGTACTTTAAAAGAACCCGTGACGTCCACCTATTATTGCAAAAAACATGGAAAGATATGCAAACCATTATTTTCTATTTTAAGTTGGTGGCAAAGTTACGTTCAAGATACTATCAAAAGAATTAATCAATTTGACAAACTACGTACTAAAACTTTTCAAAACTGTTTAACAGGAGACAGTAGAACAATAAATGTTTTTGATGAATTAGAAAAAAAATATCCTGCATTTGGAAAATTAGCTAAAGAAAACAAAATAGCTGGAATATTTTCCAGTCCTCCCTATGTAGGGTTAATAGATTATCATGAACAACATGCGTATTCGTACGATTTATTTGGGTTTGAAAGAAAAGATGAATTAGAAATAGGTCCTTTATGCAAAGGACAAGGGTTAGAAGCGCGAAAATCTTATATCAAAGGTATTTCTGATGTTTTGAATAACTGTAAGCAATTTTTGAAACAAGGTTATGATGTGTTTTTGGTAGCAAATGATAAGTATGGTCTTTATTCACAAATTGCTGAACTATCTAACATGAAAATTGTAAATGAGTATAAAAGACCTGTTTTGAATCGTGTCGAAAAAGATAGGTCTGCTTATGCTGAAATAATATTTCATATGAAGGAAAAGTAAAATGGCATTATCAAACAATCAAAAGCAAAGAATAGAAGAACTATTATCAAAGAAGATAGAAAATAAATTAAAATCTTATGGCAGAGAAACTACATCAATGCCATTTTTAGCCAGACTTATTCAAGATAATGAAAAAATTGCAGCATACTCATTTATACACTCTATGGCTACAACGCTTGGTATGAGCATTTATGAAGAAGTTTCAGTTATAATTGCGTCTGAAACATCAGAGGAAGTTTTTAGAAATTATGGAGTTGGAGGAGCTATCTCAAAAGAACAAAAAACAGTTATTGCCAATATCATTGCAAAACTTAGAAATGGCGACAGAAAAGCAAAAATAGAAGAAGAAATAAAGGAAGTTTTAAAAGCAGCAGCAATAAACGGCGAGTTTCAAAAATCAGGAAACATTGCAGATTTCTATATGAAACGCAACGGACAAGAATACTATTTTGAGATCAAAACAGTAAAGCCAAATATTGATGTGTTTGAAAAAAGCAAAACAAAATTATTAGAATGGGTTGCCAGAAAAAGAATGCCTATCAAGGTATACCTTGCATTTCCTTATAATCCATATCATCCAAAACCATATCATCGTTTTACAGAAGTTGGAATGATGGATTCACAAAATGATTTTTTAGTTGGCGATGAATATTGGGATTTTATTGGTGGGAAAGACACCTTTCCTGAATTATTAAAAACATTTGATATAGTAGGAAAGAATTTCAAGGAACAATTGAATAAGAAATTCAAACAAATAGCAAAAGAAAAGTTGGATTCCTATTAAGAATACACATAACGTATCTGTCGAAAAAGCACTTAAAAGATGTTCTGCCAGAATTGCAATTCTATAATGTGATGAAAAAGACAATCGCGTTAGTTTTGCTTATTTTATTTTGCTGTATAACGTCAATAGAAGCAAGAACCTTTAAGGTTGCAAGTTATAACGTTGAAAACCTTTTCGACCTTAATAAGGACGGGACCGAATACACCGAGTATATTCCGAACACCGGCTATGGCTGGACAAAAGATATCGTCGACATTAAAATCACAAATATCGCAGAAGTAATAAAGGATTTGAGAGCTGATGTTATCACATTACAGGAGGTCGAATCTAAAAAATCTCTTATCCTTTTACGTAATAGACTGAAAGACTTCGGGTTGGATTATCCTTATTTTGAGATTGCAAATTCCAAGAGCACGACCGTGAAATGCGCTGTTCTATCCAAGTTTCCAATTATAGAGAAAGAAGAAATACAGATTGATAATAAATTTGCCAGAAATATTTTTAAAGTAACTCTTAATATTGATGGGAGTAGTCTCATCCTGTTTATTAATCACTGGAAATCGAAACGAGGTCCTGAAAGCTTGAGGATAGATTATGCTAAAAAGCTCAAGGAAGATATTGACGGACTAAAAGATAATGTTGACTTCATACTGATAGGTGATTTTAATTCAAACTATAACGAATACAAAACCTTCAGAGATTCCAGCAGGCTGAACGACACTGCAGGCATTACAGGAATCAATCATATTCTCAGGACTATCAAAGATTCTGAAATGGTAAATGAACAGATTTTAGCAACACAGACCTTTAATGAGCATCTGTATAATTTATGGCTTGAAATTAAAAAAACTAGACGTTGGTCTTACAATTTTTTCGGAGAGAAGGGCGGTCCTGATAATATTATCATATCCAAAGGACTTTATGATGATAAAGGAATTTCCTATAGCGATAATTCGTTTGACAAATTCGATCCTGACTATCTGTTCAAGGGAAACGCCATCTACCGCTGGCAAAGGGCAAAAAGTGGCAGGGGTAAGCATCTGGGTGAAGGATACTCGGATCACTTACCGATTTTTGCGTATTTTTCCACTGAACCTTTTCGTTTTAAAAAGCATGACACCTTTCCAGATGATATCGCTCCTTTAAAGTTGCAAAAAAGGGCTATCTCTGACCTTTACACTTCAAAAATTGGAAATGTCAACTACCGTCTTGAACATTGCATCGTTATCTATAAGTATGGGAATGATGTTGTCATCAAACAAAAAAATGGCCGAGCAATCTTTATATACAAAGCAGGGAATAACCTGGAGCATGGTAGTATTTATAATCTTACTGTAAAAATGCTGTATGACTATCATGGGCTTCGTGAAATCACAGAGGTTGGTGATATTAAAGAAATTGGGAAAGCAGCTGATTTTGCTCCTCATTTGTTGAGTGATCCTTTGGCTGATTTCTCTGAACCGGGTCTTCAAAGCGAAGTCATATCAGAAGCTGAAGGTATTTATAAACGAGGATATTTTTATTATGGCAATAACAGGAAAATTAAATTGTACTTCAGGGATGAAAAGTTAAGGCCGAAAAACAATTCAAAAATTGTACTGAAATATGTAAAAATAGGATGCTATAAACACCCTCAAATTGTCATAGAAAAAAAGGCGCAAATTAAGTGAATAGAAAACAAGCTAAGAAAGCGAGATTGCTTCAATGACAGCGTGTCACATAATATCTTTTGGATTCTCTAGATGCTCCTTAACCTTTTGCAGGAATTTTGCTCCAAGCACGCCGTCTATGCACCTATGATCAAAGGAAGCTGTGACCTGCATCATTGACCGAATGCCAATATTCCCATCAATAATAACTGGTTTTTGTTTTATTCTGCCAACAGCTAAAATCGCACTCTGAGGCGGATTTATGATTGCTGAAAAATTGTCTATTTCAAACATTCCCAGATTACTGATTGTGAATGTTCCTCCTTCATAATCGGATGGCAGGAGTTTTCCTCCTCTTGCTTTTTTTACAAGCTCGTCACGCTTCTTAGAAATATCGGATATTGCCAGCTTATTTGCGTTTCGTATAACAGGAACAACCAGACCATCATCCACAGCTACCGCAAGTCCAATATTTATATCTCCAACAATCTCAATTGAGTCACCCTTAAAAGAAGAATTTATTTCTGGATTTTCAGATATTGCAAGAGCTGAAGCTTTTATAATAATATCATTAAACGCAGGCTTTGGTGATTTTTCGGCTCTGGCTTTTACGCATTCCGTCATATCTATCTCTGTTGAAAGATAAAAGTGAGGAATCGTCTGCTTACTTTCCTGGAGTCTTTTCGCAATAACCTTTCTTATCCCGCTTAATGGGATTGTCTTTGCAGTAATTTTTTCTGCCCCTCCAAAAGCAAGTATGTCTTCTTTGACAATCCTTCCATCAGGTCCGGTTCCGTTAACCTTTGTTACATCAATCCCTTTTTCTTTTGCCAGTCTTTTTGCTAATGGAGAAATCTTTATTCTGACTTCTTCTATGATGGATTTATCCTGAACTTCTTGAACAGGTTCCTCAACAAATGCCTCTTCCTCTTTTTTTTCTTCTTGTAATTGTTCCCGTGGTTTCTCAGGAATCTCCTCATCCATACTACCAGCAATGTATCCAATAACTGTTAGAACTGGCACAATATCTCCCTCTTTGTGAACAATCTTTCTAAGCACTCCATTCGCAAATGATTCTACTTCAAGAGTTGCTTTATCAGTTGTAATCTCAAGAAGCACATCTCCTTTTTCTACTTTGTCTCCTTCCTTTTTAAGCCATTTACCAACTGTTGATTCTTCAACGGTTTGGCCGAGTTTCGGCATTATAATTTCTTTAATCATTGGCATATCTCCTTAACTGCATTTATTACATTTTGTTTATTTGGAATTGCTGCATCTTCCAATACAGGACTCATTGGAACAGGCACATCTACAGCACATACTCTCTTCACAGGAGCATCCAATAAGTCAAATCCATGCTCCATAACCAGCATTGCAATTTCACTAGCCACATTCCCCGTTTTATATCCCTCTGATACAATAACAAGTTTAGATGTCTTTTTAACAGACGTCAAAATAGTATCAATATCTAAAGGTTTGAGCGTTCTTGGATCAATGACTTCTGCTGAAATATTATCCTTTTCAAGCTCTGTTGCCGCTTCCATAGCTACATGAAGCTGTCTGGAATATGCCACAATAGTAACATCACTACCTTTTTTCTTGATATCAGCAACTCCCAAAGGGATTATATAATCAGCTTCAGGAACTTCCCCCTTCATACCGTAAAGCATCTTATGTTCAAT encodes:
- the queC gene encoding 7-cyano-7-deazaguanine synthase QueC, with the translated sequence MKKAIVLSSGGIDSTTSMAIAKAENYELYSLTLDYGQRHKIEIKSAKKVASSFYVKEHKIIVVDLTKIGDSALTANIDIPTDSRPMEIPVTYVPARNTIFLSIALAWAEVVGANDIFIGANAVDYSGYPDCRPEYLKAFENLANLGTKAGIKGKQIKIHAPLLRMSKAEIIKKGVELGIDYSITWSCYNPRTGSKACGKCDSCKFRLKGFRETGYEDPIQYST
- the queF gene encoding preQ(1) synthase, with product MPKERIDNLTILGKSKIKYPASPDKAKLETFENKYSNRNYWISFDCPEFTSICPVTSQPDFGIITIRYMPDKKCIESKSLKLYLFSFRNFAAFHEEAVNRILDDIIKACNPKKALVTGEFCPRGGISINVEASYPEESSD
- a CDS encoding site-specific DNA-methyltransferase, which encodes MQDLMTIKDASIWASKHISKDVTPSNISYLIQYGRISKNGDNGSAFVNRYDLEKYYNSHLGTKEDRWKKQLGDDLNWNLSFSEYKESETTKHVHRLHPYKGKFIPQLVEYFLDQHTDKFKNEVFFNPIDIILDPFCGSGTTLVQANELGLNSVGIDISAFNAFISNVKVGKYDIDDIRNTANEITQNLKIFLQEKNNVKFEDELLSELRIFNNKFFPSPEFKHKVRQKAIDEKFYGKQKSEKFSEIYYKLIGKYNISLKQRRNDLFLDKWFLKVVRDEINFVFQQIKPIKNLETKKLLALVLSRTIRSCRATTHSDLGTLKEPVTSTYYCKKHGKICKPLFSILSWWQSYVQDTIKRINQFDKLRTKTFQNCLTGDSRTINVFDELEKKYPAFGKLAKENKIAGIFSSPPYVGLIDYHEQHAYSYDLFGFERKDELEIGPLCKGQGLEARKSYIKGISDVLNNCKQFLKQGYDVFLVANDKYGLYSQIAELSNMKIVNEYKRPVLNRVEKDRSAYAEIIFHMKEK
- a CDS encoding TdeIII family type II restriction endonuclease, with product MALSNNQKQRIEELLSKKIENKLKSYGRETTSMPFLARLIQDNEKIAAYSFIHSMATTLGMSIYEEVSVIIASETSEEVFRNYGVGGAISKEQKTVIANIIAKLRNGDRKAKIEEEIKEVLKAAAINGEFQKSGNIADFYMKRNGQEYYFEIKTVKPNIDVFEKSKTKLLEWVARKRMPIKVYLAFPYNPYHPKPYHRFTEVGMMDSQNDFLVGDEYWDFIGGKDTFPELLKTFDIVGKNFKEQLNKKFKQIAKEKLDSY
- a CDS encoding endonuclease/exonuclease/phosphatase family protein produces the protein MKKTIALVLLILFCCITSIEARTFKVASYNVENLFDLNKDGTEYTEYIPNTGYGWTKDIVDIKITNIAEVIKDLRADVITLQEVESKKSLILLRNRLKDFGLDYPYFEIANSKSTTVKCAVLSKFPIIEKEEIQIDNKFARNIFKVTLNIDGSSLILFINHWKSKRGPESLRIDYAKKLKEDIDGLKDNVDFILIGDFNSNYNEYKTFRDSSRLNDTAGITGINHILRTIKDSEMVNEQILATQTFNEHLYNLWLEIKKTRRWSYNFFGEKGGPDNIIISKGLYDDKGISYSDNSFDKFDPDYLFKGNAIYRWQRAKSGRGKHLGEGYSDHLPIFAYFSTEPFRFKKHDTFPDDIAPLKLQKRAISDLYTSKIGNVNYRLEHCIVIYKYGNDVVIKQKNGRAIFIYKAGNNLEHGSIYNLTVKMLYDYHGLREITEVGDIKEIGKAADFAPHLLSDPLADFSEPGLQSEVISEAEGIYKRGYFYYGNNRKIKLYFRDEKLRPKNNSKIVLKYVKIGCYKHPQIVIEKKAQIK
- a CDS encoding 2-oxo acid dehydrogenase subunit E2 → MKEIIMPKLGQTVEESTVGKWLKKEGDKVEKGDVLLEITTDKATLEVESFANGVLRKIVHKEGDIVPVLTVIGYIAGSMDEEIPEKPREQLQEEKKEEEAFVEEPVQEVQDKSIIEEVRIKISPLAKRLAKEKGIDVTKVNGTGPDGRIVKEDILAFGGAEKITAKTIPLSGIRKVIAKRLQESKQTIPHFYLSTEIDMTECVKARAEKSPKPAFNDIIIKASALAISENPEINSSFKGDSIEIVGDINIGLAVAVDDGLVVPVIRNANKLAISDISKKRDELVKKARGGKLLPSDYEGGTFTISNLGMFEIDNFSAIINPPQSAILAVGRIKQKPVIIDGNIGIRSMMQVTASFDHRCIDGVLGAKFLQKVKEHLENPKDIM